Genomic DNA from Nitrospirota bacterium:
GAAACGACCACTGAAGAAACAGTTGAGAATGGCAAGAAGGTCACTCGCGGGACCATGAGAGTTGTTCCGACGAAAGGTAAGCGGACAATTGCCCAGTACTTCTATGCCGAATCTGCTGCATTCGCTGGGACTACAACGAAAGACTTTTGGATTTGCTACGATGAGCAAGGAACAGTTCAAAACTTTGGATTCTCTGACACGGCAATCTCAAGTTGTCCCTAATTCTATTACTTTTTATCCCGAGGTAGAATAATAGGCCTGCACGGTCACTCTCCACTCCGCCCATTGCCCCCACCATCTCGTTACGCACGCATGCCGTAACCTTCGACATTGACAGTCACAGCCTAGAAAAGTAGCCTGTGCCCATTTCGCCCCCCTCCTTATTGAAGACACGCTATTGAGTGCCACTCCTATTGTTCGATTCTGCCGAGTGGCCTCATGCTACCGGTGGGTTCGGCTAGCTGCATACATCCCTGGCTGGTGGCTTCGGGAAGGAACACAAGAAGATGAAGCACGAAAAGCGAATGTCGGTTGCCATTGTCGGAGGCGGACTTGCGGGCTTATATGCTGCGCGGCGGCTTCAGGCGCTTGGCATCGGCTTCCAACTGTTCGAGGCCCGTGATCGGCTTGGCGGTCGCATTCTCTCCGCCAACGACATGGGTCAATCTTCGAACGATGGCTTTGACCTTGGCCCTTCATGGTTCTGGCCGGAGATGCATCGAAGTATGGCGGCTCTCGTTAAAGAGTTGGGTCTTGCGACCTTTCCCCAACATCGCGATGGAGATGTGGTCGTTGAACAGATGTCGCGTGAAGAGCCGAGACGTTATCAGGGAATGCCACAAGAGCCTCCATCAATGCGTTTTGCTGGTGGAACCGGGGCATTAATTCAGGCCCTTTCCGATACGCTCCCCCCAGAAGCATTGCGGCTCGGCATGCATGTGCGCCATGCGACGCTCACCAGCTCTGATATCCTGTTAACAATCGTAGCCCCCAACGGGACTGAGCATGAAGTCGCGGCGGAGCAGGTGATCTTCGCGCTTCCACCACGCCTGCTCGCCTCATCGGTGTCCTTTACCCCTGACATCGAACCGGCCACAGCACGTCGCTGGCGCGACACGGCGACATGGATGGCGCCCCACGCGAAGTTTTTCGCGCTCTACCGGCAGCCCTTTTGGCGCGAAGCCGGGTTGTCTGGAACGGCTCAAAGCCTGGTGGGCCCTCTTGCCGAAATACATGATGCCACCACGGCCTCGGGCATGCCGGCCCTCTTTGGATTTCTTGGCATAGGCGCGGACCAGCGAGCAGTCCTAGGAGAAGGTGCGCTCACGCATGCCTGCCTTGAACAACTCACTCGACTGTTTGGACCGGAAGCCGGACGACCTTACGCCACGCTCCTCAAGGACTGGGCCGCAGATCCTCTCACTGCGACAGCAGCAGACCGTTCACCAAGCGGGCATCCCGAACCTACACGAACGTCCTGGGTGAATGGTGTCTGGAAAGACCGTCTGTTTCTTGCTGGCAGCGAAACAAGTACCACGGCGCCTGGCTACTTGGCCGGAGCCATTGCAGCAGCCGAACGGGCCGTCATTGAAATACAGGGTAGCAGGGAATAATTGGGGGTAGGCTGAGTGGTGACCTATAGGAAACGAGGGCAGGCCTTGTAATCAAACATCAAGAGGCGGCGCGGGGCTGTGGCTGGGGCTCAGAGCGGACATCGCCGGAGGAGCGGGGTCCCGGTCGAGGCTCGGCTGAAAAAGAAAGCGGAAACCGACCGAGTCTGCGAGGGAATGTCCAAAGGCTGCCGCTGTACGCCGGGACGGACGCAGTTGAACAATACCTCCACCTGGCGTCTCCCCATGCATCTCAATCTGTTGCCTTGACTCCCTCACCATCCCGCCTATACGTTCTCTCACCTACGATTCATCTGCTATGCAAAGGAACGCCCAATGACCACGTTGTTCACCCCGCTGCAGGCCGGGGACATCCACATACCCAACCGCATCGTCATGTCGCCACTCACCAGGGCGAGAGCCGGCCCCACACACATTCCCAACGACATGATGGTGGACTACTACTCCCAACGGGCTTCGAGCGGGCTCATCATGACGGAATGCACCATGGTCGATGCCCATGCCTGCGCCTTCATCGGTGAAGGCGGCATATACAGCCCCGCGCACGTGGACGGCTGGTCACGAGTGACAGATGCCGTGCATGACAGGGGTGGCCGCATCTTCATGCAGATCTGGCATCCCGGTCGTGCCGCGCACTCGTTGTTGAACGGGGGCGAGCAACCGGTCTCCAGCAGCGCCACAGCAATTCGCAATGGTGGGACCAAGACCCCGGAGGGCGCCACGCCCTACGAAGTCCCCCGCGCGATCCGCACCGAGGAAATGCCGCGGTATGTGGAGATGTTTCGGCTCGCCGCGCAGAACGCCCAGCGGGCAGGCTTCGACGGGGTGCAAATCCATGGTGCGCACGGTTATTTGGTCGACACCTTTCTCCGTGACGGCGTCAACGTACGCACGGATGCCTATGGGGGCTCTGTGCCCAACCGAGCCCGTTTTCTGCTCGAGGTGATGGATGCCGTTATCGGCGTCTGGGGTGCCGGGCGCGTCGCGGTCCGGATCTCGCCCCTGGTCCCGTTCAACGACATGGTCGACAGCCAACCCGAAATGCTGGTGACCTATGTGGCGCAGGAATTGAGCCGACGAACGATCGCGTTCCTCGAAATACGGCACGAGGACCATGCCTTGCCTGAGGAGCAAGCCATCCTGACGATCGCCCGCCGACATTTCCAGGGGGTCTTGATGAGCAACGGGAGCTACACACGTGAGAGCGGCGAATCGATGGTGGCATGCGGAGCGGCCGATGCAATCGTGTACGGGCGTCCGTACATCGCCAACCCGGACCTGGTCGAACGCTTCGCGAAACAGGCCCGGCTCAACGAGGTCAACTATGATCGGCTCTATGGTGGTGGACCAGACGGCTACAGCGACTATCCCGCCCTGGCCGCAAGCTGAATCCCCATTACGACGGGCCAATAGGAAAATGGGATGAGGGTCGTTGCTTGACCTTGCACCTCGACGAAAGACTGCGGCTCAGGTCTGACATCGCCGGAGGAGTGAGGCCCAGTCGAGTGTCCGCTGAGATGGACAGCGGACACTGACTGAGCCTTCGAGTGAATTTCCGAAAGCTGCCGCAGAGTCAAACATGTCCTTCCTAGAGACGCGGGAGCCGGTGAGCCTCAGCCCCACGTAGATGAGTCGAAACTAAAAAGCGGTCCAAGAGAAACGGCGATCCTTCCCGAGTGCCCGACGTCCTGCAACCTCGACCGTCCACATTTCGCGACGCGCGTCGTCCCACCTCTCGCGCAATACACGCATTTTCAATTTCAGCCCGTTGACACTTTTATTCCAGAAAAGTAGCCTGTCTGCATTCTCAGCGTCCGGACAACATTTGCAAGCAGTTAAAAGAAGAACTGGCTGTTGGCTCGGCGAAATACTGAGGAGTCGCCATTCGCGCGATCATTGAATAACGTAACAAGATCGGCTGGGTCGTATTATTAGTGGCAGCTGGCAGCGAAGGGGACGCCGCGCTAGAACCTCCCCCAATTCTCATCCGCAGTATTGTTTGGCCTAAACCTCTCAGGTCCTAGTCTTTACATGGAACCAGAATACTTCTTTCTACTCCTCAGCATTGGGTTACTAGGAATTCCAGTTGATGTGTACGTCACGGAGGATCACATGAAAAAGTTAGACGCATTGACCCAGTCGATATTGGCTGCAGTCATGATTTCAATAGCGGTGTTTCTGGTTTTTTGGATATGGGCCTTCTCTGATTATGCAAACCTTCAAGCGTTTGTGAAAGATCAACAATTTCCTTTGTTGGCACTCGTGGTAGCTCTTGGCGCCTATACCAGCAGTGTAGAGCAAAAACTTCGAGAAACTGCAACGCAAAGGAAGAAGTTGTCGCTGCCCGCAACTGACCTCGAAGAAGATCTCAAAAGGCTGTATGTGGTGGATGGCCTTTTGATGCTAACCGGAGTCACGGTCATGTTCCGGATCATTTGGTGGATTCATAGCCCAAAAGACGTAAGCCCTTCGCCGCTCATCGATTGCTTGATGCTCGGCATGCTAGCGGTGAGTATTTTGTATTTTGCATGGTTACATATATTGCAATGGAAGAAGTGAGAAAGTGCGTTGTGTCGCATTTGGCAATACCATCGGAGAGTTTGGGAGACAAACGAAGGGATCGGGAGTCTTTTCTGATTGCCCGGCGTGATGCAATCCCGAACGAAGATTGAGAGTCAGATCTTGCAATCCAACATCAAGGGGTTTCGTGGGCTCAGGTCTGACGTCGCCGGAGATGTGGGGCTCCGTCGAATGTCCGCTGAGATGGACAGCGGACACTGACAGAGCCCGCGAGGGAATTTCGGAAAGCTGCCGCTGCTGAAACATACCGCTACTTGGCAGAAGAAATGTAGTCAGGCCTGAGTATTGACTTATTTGTGAGCGGAACACCTGCGCGACGACTGCCGAGCGCATGGCGCAAGGGAGATACCACGTGGAATCAGGCCTTTGCCGGCTGACGGACCTATTGTCTCGTCCCTACCGGGGGCTACTTCGGCGGATCTTCGTGATCTTCCCCTCGGAGCACCTTCGCCTCCAGAGCGTCCACTTCGACGAGGTAGCCTATGCAAGCCATGAGGACTTGCCGCCGTTGCTGAATCGACTTCATCTGACGGTCTCGCACCGTCGCCTGCTGCGCCGACTCCGGCATGTTCACCATCGCTTCCGCTTCTCCGATGGTCGCATACTTATAGGTTTCCAGCCACTTGCCGTCCTGACAGTTGAGATTGAGGAGCAGTTGCTCGGTTTCGTCATCGAACGTGCGTAGTGCTTTGCTCCCTGCTTCTTCATGCATCAACAGATCCAATTTTTTCATTTGCTGTTCGAGCCGGTTGGTCCGACCGATCGGCGCGAACGACGCGTTGGTATTAGGCATGTTCGGTCCTCCGTTGTAATAGATCAATGACTTCCTGTTGGCTACCTTACGACCTGGTCCACGACTCCTTGCATTATAAACTCACAGCCCGCCTTATGCACCTAGGCCATGGACAAGTCACATACCTGAGTACTCCGTCCCTCCTCTCCAACAGCCGCTCATGCGCTCTTATTGACAGGACCCACTTCGGCCTGTAGCGTCGACCCATTCGTCCCGATTCCGGCTGAACTCATTCCACCGGTCTCGGGGCTGCTGCCCCTATGGATACTGGAGGCTCC
This window encodes:
- a CDS encoding FAD-dependent oxidoreductase — translated: MKHEKRMSVAIVGGGLAGLYAARRLQALGIGFQLFEARDRLGGRILSANDMGQSSNDGFDLGPSWFWPEMHRSMAALVKELGLATFPQHRDGDVVVEQMSREEPRRYQGMPQEPPSMRFAGGTGALIQALSDTLPPEALRLGMHVRHATLTSSDILLTIVAPNGTEHEVAAEQVIFALPPRLLASSVSFTPDIEPATARRWRDTATWMAPHAKFFALYRQPFWREAGLSGTAQSLVGPLAEIHDATTASGMPALFGFLGIGADQRAVLGEGALTHACLEQLTRLFGPEAGRPYATLLKDWAADPLTATAADRSPSGHPEPTRTSWVNGVWKDRLFLAGSETSTTAPGYLAGAIAAAERAVIEIQGSRE
- a CDS encoding alkene reductase, with the protein product MTTLFTPLQAGDIHIPNRIVMSPLTRARAGPTHIPNDMMVDYYSQRASSGLIMTECTMVDAHACAFIGEGGIYSPAHVDGWSRVTDAVHDRGGRIFMQIWHPGRAAHSLLNGGEQPVSSSATAIRNGGTKTPEGATPYEVPRAIRTEEMPRYVEMFRLAAQNAQRAGFDGVQIHGAHGYLVDTFLRDGVNVRTDAYGGSVPNRARFLLEVMDAVIGVWGAGRVAVRISPLVPFNDMVDSQPEMLVTYVAQELSRRTIAFLEIRHEDHALPEEQAILTIARRHFQGVLMSNGSYTRESGESMVACGAADAIVYGRPYIANPDLVERFAKQARLNEVNYDRLYGGGPDGYSDYPALAAS